The following coding sequences are from one Streptomyces sp. NBC_01232 window:
- a CDS encoding helix-turn-helix transcriptional regulator has protein sequence MTDTPARLLSLLSLLQTPREWPGSELAQRLRVSARTIRRDIERLRELGYPVEATLGAEGGYRLVAGAAMPPLLLDDEEAVAIAVGLRAGAGHAIEGVEEASVRALAKLEQVLPSRLRHRVSALQSATIALTRGDGASVDPRTLTVMAGAVAGPERLRFAYRAGNGAETRRLVEPYRLVSTGSRWYLVAYDLEREDWRTFRVDRVDEAFATGARFTRRELPMEAEEFVRRGLRGGEKQPYRVEVGFAAGPEELPAWLRAAALPGDGEETSVRFESADAPEWMAARLALTGLPFTVREPAELRAAAGALAARLAGAVAGPA, from the coding sequence TGGCACAGCGGCTCCGGGTGAGCGCACGGACGATCCGGCGCGACATCGAGCGGCTGCGGGAGCTCGGCTACCCGGTGGAGGCCACGCTGGGCGCCGAGGGCGGGTACCGGCTGGTGGCGGGGGCGGCGATGCCGCCGCTGCTCCTCGACGACGAGGAGGCCGTGGCGATCGCGGTGGGGCTGCGGGCGGGGGCCGGGCACGCGATCGAGGGGGTCGAGGAGGCCTCCGTACGGGCCCTGGCGAAGCTGGAGCAGGTCCTGCCCTCGCGGCTGCGGCACCGGGTGAGCGCGCTGCAGTCGGCCACGATCGCGCTGACGCGGGGGGACGGGGCGAGCGTGGACCCGCGGACGCTGACGGTGATGGCCGGGGCGGTGGCCGGGCCGGAGCGGCTGCGGTTCGCCTACCGGGCGGGGAACGGGGCCGAGACGCGGCGGCTGGTGGAGCCTTACCGGCTGGTGAGCACGGGGAGCCGGTGGTACCTGGTCGCCTACGACCTGGAGCGGGAGGACTGGCGGACCTTCCGGGTGGACCGGGTCGACGAGGCGTTCGCCACGGGAGCCCGGTTCACACGGCGGGAGCTGCCGATGGAGGCGGAGGAGTTCGTGCGGCGGGGGCTGCGGGGCGGGGAGAAGCAGCCCTACCGGGTGGAGGTCGGCTTCGCGGCGGGCCCGGAGGAGCTGCCGGCCTGGCTGCGGGCCGCGGCCCTGCCGGGCGACGGGGAGGAGACCTCGGTGCGCTTCGAGAGTGCGGACGCACCGGAGTGGATGGCGGCGCGGCTCGCCCTGACGGGGCTGCCGTTCACCGTGCGGGAGCCGGCGGAGCTGCGGGCGGCGGCCGGGGCGCTGGCCGCCCGGCTCGCCGGGGCGGTGGCGGGACCTGCCTGA